The following are encoded in a window of Actinomycetes bacterium genomic DNA:
- a CDS encoding SRPBCC family protein — MTEVPLNQIALSVADVQRSQRWYRDVFGYQESGGTNMFIPLLGSDKVQGLPQATSTCWWLMDQQEFFQLELFQFSKPTAQPLPADWRPCDIGYTTIGIHVADFDATLKRLARRRTPLLSDPIGEPGTRRVCVRDPDGVLLEAMEDDPRSGDPRARPYADVPVVTRFVTLSVPDLERARRTWSQVLGLPEVTDVRLHGPEHEALWGLAGATRESFVLRAGDVFIEVVRYLDPVGAPWPPGYRISDHGLLNIALGLPTYDAVTSLVARCEAAGIPPNAPPPATIKPVWSCSYVNDPMGFSIELLYHSRPGKKLPVNPFNLLELGFVPRPAPILRASAREIVGAPPERVWQLLVDHERMPTWSPFRECQVLSRPADGGEVGTVRRLSGGPAGLSLTELVVAAEEPYRFEYTADGAPGRRSYHGFVTLEPLPGGGTELTWEGQFWARLPGTRAATATLLRTLVRGLATAAEQPVLSH, encoded by the coding sequence ATGACCGAGGTGCCGCTCAACCAGATCGCTCTCAGCGTCGCGGACGTGCAGCGGTCCCAGCGCTGGTACCGCGATGTGTTCGGCTACCAGGAGTCCGGCGGGACGAACATGTTCATCCCGCTGCTCGGCTCGGACAAGGTACAGGGCCTGCCGCAGGCGACGAGCACGTGCTGGTGGCTGATGGACCAGCAGGAGTTCTTCCAGCTCGAGCTGTTCCAGTTCAGCAAGCCCACGGCCCAGCCGCTGCCCGCCGACTGGCGGCCCTGCGACATCGGCTACACCACCATCGGTATCCACGTCGCCGACTTCGACGCCACCCTGAAGCGGCTGGCCCGACGGCGCACCCCGCTGCTCAGCGACCCGATCGGCGAGCCGGGGACGCGGCGGGTCTGCGTTCGCGACCCCGACGGCGTGCTCCTGGAGGCCATGGAGGACGACCCCCGCTCCGGTGACCCACGGGCCCGTCCGTACGCCGACGTTCCGGTGGTCACCCGGTTCGTCACGCTGTCGGTGCCTGACCTGGAGCGGGCCCGCCGGACCTGGAGCCAGGTGCTGGGCCTGCCCGAGGTCACCGACGTCCGGCTGCACGGGCCCGAGCACGAGGCGCTGTGGGGGCTGGCCGGCGCAACCCGGGAGTCATTCGTGCTGCGCGCCGGGGACGTGTTCATCGAGGTCGTGCGCTACCTCGACCCGGTCGGCGCGCCGTGGCCGCCGGGCTACCGGATCAGCGACCACGGGCTGCTCAACATCGCCCTCGGCCTGCCCACCTACGACGCCGTCACGTCACTGGTCGCCCGGTGCGAGGCGGCCGGGATCCCGCCCAACGCCCCGCCACCGGCAACGATCAAACCGGTGTGGTCGTGCTCCTACGTCAACGACCCCATGGGCTTCAGCATCGAGCTGCTCTACCACTCGCGGCCCGGGAAGAAGCTGCCGGTCAACCCCTTCAACCTGCTCGAGCTCGGCTTCGTGCCCCGGCCAGCACCGATCCTCAGGGCCAGTGCCAGGGAGATCGTGGGCGCCCCACCGGAACGGGTCTGGCAGCTGCTCGTCGACCACGAGCGGATGCCGACGTGGTCGCCGTTCAGGGAGTGCCAGGTACTCAGTCGGCCCGCGGACGGCGGCGAGGTCGGCACGGTCCGTCGGCTGTCCGGCGGCCCGGCCGGGCTCAGCCTCACCGAGCTCGTCGTCGCCGCCGAAGAGCCCTACCGGTTCGAGTACACCGCCGATGGGGCGCCCGGCCGACGCTCCTACCACGGCTTCGTGACGCTAGAGCCGCTGCCCGGCGGCGGCACCGAGCTGACCTGGGAGGGGCAGTTCTGGGCCCGGCTCCCCGGCACCCGGGCCGCCACGGCCACGCTGCTGCGCACCCTGGTGCGCGGCCTGGCCACCGCCGCCGAGCAACCCGTCCTCTCTCACTGA
- a CDS encoding transketolase C-terminal domain-containing protein, whose protein sequence is MRYGQAVDFGLGEAMAADDRILTWGEDVQLIHRDLLARFGPDRVRDTPISEAAFLYAGIGAAMAGLRPVVEIMLVDFLAVGWSGLVNAASKFRDFSGGRWQVPLVVRAGCGGWYTDGGQHSQTLWGQISAYPNIHVVCPSTPADAARLMLTAVRSDEVVVFLEHQLLSEQWLDYLGGASRPTVDFSQLVPADGAEGEVPVPLTPLPIGQAALRREGSDVALVSVGVGVHRCLQAAEVLAGSGIEASVLDLRWVSPLDADAVLEQARAAGRVVVVDEDYVRGGLSGEIAALLLEAGIPARYARVAVEGTLPFAPHLEYAALPNAERIVTAVKVLK, encoded by the coding sequence ATGAGGTACGGGCAGGCCGTCGACTTCGGCCTGGGCGAGGCGATGGCCGCAGACGACCGGATCCTCACCTGGGGGGAGGACGTCCAGCTCATCCACCGCGACCTGCTCGCCCGGTTCGGGCCGGACCGGGTGCGGGACACCCCGATCAGCGAGGCGGCCTTCCTCTATGCAGGTATCGGTGCCGCCATGGCCGGCCTGCGTCCCGTCGTCGAGATTATGCTCGTCGACTTCCTGGCGGTCGGCTGGTCCGGCCTGGTGAACGCGGCCTCGAAGTTCCGGGACTTCTCCGGCGGCCGCTGGCAGGTGCCGCTCGTCGTCCGCGCCGGCTGCGGCGGCTGGTACACCGACGGCGGGCAGCACTCGCAGACCCTGTGGGGCCAGATCTCCGCCTACCCGAACATCCACGTGGTCTGCCCCTCCACCCCCGCCGACGCCGCCCGGCTCATGCTGACCGCGGTGCGCTCCGACGAGGTCGTGGTGTTCCTGGAGCACCAGCTGCTGTCCGAGCAGTGGCTGGACTACCTGGGTGGCGCCAGCCGACCCACCGTCGACTTCAGCCAGCTCGTGCCGGCGGACGGCGCCGAGGGGGAGGTCCCCGTGCCGCTGACGCCGCTGCCGATCGGCCAGGCTGCGCTGCGCCGCGAGGGGTCCGACGTGGCCCTGGTCAGCGTCGGCGTCGGGGTGCACCGTTGCCTGCAGGCCGCCGAGGTGCTGGCCGGCTCGGGGATCGAGGCCTCGGTGCTCGACCTGCGCTGGGTGTCCCCGCTGGACGCCGACGCCGTGCTGGAACAGGCCCGCGCGGCGGGGCGGGTCGTCGTCGTCGACGAGGACTACGTCCGCGGTGGGCTCAGCGGCGAGATCGCCGCGCTGCTGCTGGAGGCCGGGATTCCGGCCCGCTACGCGCGGGTCGCCGTCGAGGGGACGCTCCCGTTCGCCCCGCACCTGGAGTACGCGGCGCTGCCGAACGCCGAGCGCATCGTCACCGCCGTCAAGGTCCTCAAGTGA
- a CDS encoding thiamine pyrophosphate-dependent dehydrogenase E1 component subunit alpha — protein sequence MTLPSGFDPVRAYRTMVRMRLVDEALAQAWADGLVPGEYHSGIGEEGINTGVLAHLSGRDSMALDHRNTAPLVGRGTDIKAIMIEVLGSEDGLNRGHAGHMHLMDPDLPAAADGIVGTSGPLAVGHAIAHARLRPGRVAVAFHGEAAANQGMLMEAYNLAAAWTLPVVFVCKDNKWSITTYTTEMTGGDLAGRARSFGLAVESADGGRVEDVSRVAGVLVARARKGHGPGFLHVTCHRPGGHFEGDPILRLLKDPAGQAKELGPSMIEAARADTGGSRADRLAAAKVLSLRGARAARDYTLRARLDPLRHGRRLLDDATADRIEEQERAAVQRAITQARAAISSRPTFGVARGGAR from the coding sequence ATGACTCTTCCCTCGGGCTTCGACCCGGTTAGGGCCTACCGGACGATGGTGCGGATGCGCCTAGTGGACGAGGCGTTGGCGCAGGCCTGGGCCGACGGGCTGGTGCCCGGCGAGTACCACAGTGGGATCGGCGAGGAAGGCATCAACACCGGCGTCCTGGCGCATCTGAGCGGCCGTGACTCGATGGCGCTGGACCACCGGAACACCGCTCCCCTGGTCGGCCGGGGCACCGACATCAAGGCGATCATGATCGAGGTGCTGGGCTCGGAGGACGGGCTAAACCGGGGCCACGCCGGGCACATGCACCTGATGGATCCGGACCTGCCCGCTGCTGCCGACGGGATCGTGGGGACCAGCGGCCCGCTGGCCGTGGGGCACGCGATCGCGCACGCGCGGCTACGGCCCGGCCGGGTCGCTGTCGCCTTTCACGGCGAGGCGGCGGCGAACCAGGGGATGCTCATGGAGGCGTACAACCTGGCGGCCGCCTGGACGCTGCCCGTTGTGTTCGTGTGCAAGGACAACAAGTGGTCCATCACCACTTACACGACGGAGATGACCGGCGGGGACCTCGCAGGCCGGGCCCGCTCCTTCGGGCTGGCCGTGGAGAGCGCCGACGGGGGCAGGGTCGAGGACGTCTCCCGGGTGGCCGGGGTCCTGGTCGCGCGGGCCCGCAAGGGCCACGGCCCGGGCTTCCTCCACGTCACCTGCCACCGGCCGGGCGGCCACTTCGAGGGAGACCCGATCCTGCGGCTGCTGAAGGACCCAGCCGGCCAGGCCAAGGAGCTGGGTCCGTCGATGATCGAGGCCGCACGAGCGGACACTGGTGGAAGCCGCGCCGACCGGCTTGCGGCGGCCAAGGTCCTCAGCCTGCGCGGCGCGCGGGCTGCCCGGGACTACACGCTGCGGGCCCGGCTGGACCCGCTGCGCCACGGACGGCGGCTGCTCGACGACGCCACTGCCGACCGCATCGAGGAGCAGGAGCGCGCGGCGGTCCAGCGGGCCATCACGCAGGCACGCGCGGCCATCAGCTCCCGACCGACGTTCGGCGTGGCCCGGGGCGGTGCCCGATGA
- a CDS encoding APC family permease gives MTATATSAGLAFAAINFLGIVSIGTYAAGASSWLAILVGGGIALVVAGVFSELNSMWPTAAGVRLYVAGAFGVRFALIATFTYMSTVILVIAADAFLIGAAIQHMLGEPPVLAYLWILVLLALATVLNLRGVRLAGRVQSIVTYTVLASTVVVSIAALVHPGMAFTAPFALFGAGPLSGFQAIAFGLFLFAAFEWVTTTAEEARTPKVITRGLFIAPALIWLTATMFSLGLDHLVPKNAAHGSPYPQLLLGQAALGRLGEIWMLAVTVLTAINTFNGGFLVASRFVYAAARENNLPRPFARLNLRAVPWLSVLVLAAASAVVGALVFATGQWLLLVAVGAALEAAVFAIASAALLKLRRRDTPPRGFRLRAAPVLAGGGTVLFAGLAMASGLSDPQDPTRFSPVPALVVIALGVVSTAYVVWVVPRLQRAAAARRVAARATGEPTRRRPPRPPATEPTTTAPDPSGPAATG, from the coding sequence GTGACGGCCACCGCCACTTCGGCCGGACTGGCGTTCGCCGCGATCAACTTCCTCGGCATCGTGTCCATCGGCACCTACGCCGCAGGGGCCAGCAGCTGGCTGGCGATCCTGGTTGGTGGCGGGATCGCCCTCGTCGTGGCCGGCGTGTTCAGCGAGCTCAACAGCATGTGGCCTACCGCTGCAGGGGTCCGGCTCTACGTCGCCGGCGCTTTCGGCGTGCGCTTCGCGCTCATCGCGACCTTCACCTACATGAGCACCGTGATCTTGGTCATCGCCGCTGACGCGTTCCTCATCGGCGCGGCGATCCAGCACATGCTCGGTGAGCCGCCGGTGCTGGCCTACCTGTGGATCCTGGTGCTGCTCGCCCTCGCCACCGTCCTCAACCTGCGCGGTGTCCGGCTGGCGGGGCGGGTGCAGAGCATCGTCACGTACACCGTGCTGGCCTCCACCGTGGTCGTCTCGATCGCCGCGCTGGTCCACCCGGGGATGGCGTTCACGGCTCCGTTCGCACTGTTCGGCGCCGGCCCACTGAGTGGCTTCCAGGCCATCGCATTCGGACTCTTCCTGTTCGCGGCGTTCGAATGGGTGACGACAACCGCGGAGGAGGCCCGCACCCCCAAGGTCATCACCCGCGGACTGTTCATCGCACCGGCGCTGATCTGGCTGACCGCCACGATGTTCTCCTTGGGCCTGGACCATCTGGTGCCCAAGAACGCCGCTCACGGCAGCCCCTACCCGCAGCTGCTACTCGGTCAGGCCGCGCTCGGACGGCTCGGTGAGATCTGGATGCTTGCGGTCACCGTGCTGACCGCCATCAACACCTTCAACGGCGGCTTCCTCGTGGCGTCTCGTTTCGTCTACGCCGCGGCCCGGGAGAACAACCTGCCGCGCCCGTTCGCGCGATTGAACCTACGCGCGGTGCCGTGGCTGTCCGTGCTCGTGCTGGCAGCCGCGTCCGCCGTGGTCGGGGCCCTGGTGTTCGCCACCGGCCAGTGGCTGCTACTCGTCGCGGTCGGCGCCGCGCTGGAGGCCGCCGTGTTCGCGATCGCCTCGGCGGCACTGCTGAAGCTCCGTCGCAGGGATACCCCGCCGCGGGGGTTCCGGCTGCGCGCGGCACCCGTACTGGCCGGCGGCGGGACCGTGCTGTTCGCCGGCCTGGCGATGGCCTCCGGTTTGTCCGACCCCCAAGATCCGACCAGGTTCTCACCAGTCCCGGCCCTGGTGGTGATCGCCCTGGGGGTGGTCTCGACCGCCTACGTCGTCTGGGTCGTGCCGCGGCTGCAGCGGGCGGCCGCGGCCCGCCGGGTCGCCGCCCGGGCGACCGGCGAACCGACCCGACGGCGCCCGCCCCGACCGCCGGCCACGGAGCCAACCACTACAGCTCCCGACCCGTCCGGGCCGGCCGCCACTGGTTAG